The genomic region GTGTCCGGCCTGCGTGAATATCTTGCTGCGCTCAAGGTCAGCGTGCCGGTGACCCGCATCGCCAAGTGGAAAACGACCATCCAGATGGTGGCGATCGCCTTCCTGCTGGCTGGGCCGGCCGGTGACAAGATCGTTCCCTATATCACTGAAGCCGGTATCGTGCTTCTGTGGATCGCGGCTGCAATCACGCTCTATACCGGCTATGATTATTTCCGCGCCGGTTTGAAACATGTGGTCAATGAATGAGCACGATCAACCTCGTCTATTTTTCCTGGGTTCGCGAACGTATCGGCAAGGGTGAGGAAACGCTGGAGCTTCCGGCTGATGTCGTGACCGTCGCCGATCTGCTTGCGCATCTGAAAACGCTCGGCGAGCAATACGAGGCGGCGCTCGAACACCAGAACGTCATTCGCGCGGCGATCAACGAGGAGCATGTCGATCACGGCGAGCTAATTGCCGGCGCGCGCGAGATCGCCCTCTTTCCGCCGATGACGGGCGGCTGAAGCGATGAACACCGCCGTCACCGTGCGCGTCCAGCGCGAAGACTTCGACCTCGCCGCCGAAGTCTCCGCGCTCTCCCGCGGCCGTGCGGACATCGGCGCGGTCGTGACGTTCTCGGGGCTCTGCCGCGACGAGGCGGGCGCACTTGGCGCGCTTGAGCTGGAGCATTATCCCGGTATGGCGGAGGCCGAGATTGAGCGCATCTGTCGGGAGGCGGTCAAACGCTTCGGCCTGCAGGCCGTGACCGCGATCCACCGCTTCGGCAAGATCATGCCCGGCGAAAACATCGTGCTGGTGATTGCCGCCTCGCCGCACCGGCAGGCGGCCTTCGACGGCGCGAACTTCGTCATGGATTTCCTGAAGACATCGGCCCCCTTCTGGAAGAAGGAACATCGTGCGGATGGCAGCGCCGGCGGCTGGGTCAGCGCCAAGGACGCCGACGACACGGCCCGGGACCGCTGGACGCAAAAGAACTGATCAGGGGATGACCTTTTCCCGGCGTGTCACGACCAGCACGATCACCAAAAAGCCGAAGATCGCGAAATCCCGCCACAGGATCGGGCCGTAGGCGCTCCACAGCGTCTCGATCAGGCCGACCCCGGCCGCCCCGAGGGCGGCGAAGAGCGGCGCTGTCTGCCCACCGATTGCCGCAATGAACAGGACCTTGACGCCGAAGGTCAGGCCCGTGCCGAAATCCATATTGCCATAGTAGGACGCCGCAAGGATTCCGCAGAACGCAGCGATTAGCGACGCCGTGCCATAGGCAACGATATAAACCGTTGCAGGGTCGATGCCGCAAAGCGCCGCCGCCTCGCGATCTTCCGACACGGCGCGCCAATAGCGCCCGACATAGGAGTGGGTGAGTAGCCAATGGCCGCCGGCGACCAGCGCCGCCAGCAGCGCGGTATTGATGAGCTGGACGGCAGTCAGTGCCACCGGAAAAACAGGATTCGGCCAGAACACGATGACCTGGTTCAGGAAGGGTGGCAACCACAGGCTTCGCGTTTCGGACGCGAGCCGTGCCGTTTCCATGAGCACCATCAGACTGCCGAGCGAAGCGACGACGACGGCATTGGCCGAGGAAAACGCCAGCGGCCGCATGACATAGCGCCCTGCGACGAGACCGGCGCCAAGTCCGAATGTCAGTGCCGCCGCCGCCCCGACACCGAGCGCCGCCGGTAGGACCAGCCACAGCCGATTCCAGCCGAAATCTGCGAAAAGCACGAACATCTGGCCGGCAAAGGCAAAGAGCGCGCCGTAGGTCAAGTCGGCCCGCCGAGTGACGGCAAAGGCAATCGCGTAACCGAAGGCCAGCGCCGCATAGAGTGCGGCTACGGGTACGGCGTTGGCGATCTGCTGAAGAAAATAGGCCATGGCACATCCGCGTGGTGACAGAAGCAATATAACTGGTAAAATCTGTTTGACCAGTTAGGATTTCCGCATGAGTTTCAGTTGGACCGCGCACAGATTCTCGGGAGGCGCCCTGGCGCTGGATGTTGCCAATTCCGTGGTTTTGCGCTTCGATCCCGAGCGTCGGATCGACCGCTTCGCGGACCCCGCGGCGATGGATTCCTTTGCCGAGGCCGCAGGTCTCTATAGCGCCGAAAGAGAACGTTTCGGTACGCTTGCTCCGGCGCCGCCAGAGAACCGTAAATCACTCATCGGATTGCGCGAGGCGACGGACCGCCATTTTCGGGCGCAAGCCGGGGCCGAGGACAGGCCCGATCTGCTGGCAGACCTGCTCGAGGCGATTGCCACCGTCTTGCGTCAGCCGACGGGCAACAGCCAAGGCACATCGCTTGATGTGGCGACCGCACATTCGGCACTCAGTCTTATTGCCAGTCCCGAGCCGGATCGCCTGAAAATATGTCCCAATTGCTGCTGGCTGTTTCTCGACCGCAGCCGCAACAGAAGCCGTACCTGGTGCGACATGGCGGTTTGCGGCAACCGCACGAAAGCAAGACGCCATTATCGCCGCAACAGGCAGGGAGTTCAGCCATGAAACGCATCATCATATCCGCTCTCTTTGCCGCGGCGGTACTTGTCGGCTGCCAGCGCGAAACCGGGCCGGACCCGCTGAAGTTGACCGGCAAGATGTTCGTCTTCAACTACCGCCTCGCCTATGCCGCCTACATGATCACGCTCAATAAAACTGAGCCGGTGCCGGACGGCAGCGTGGTCGTCGCCAGCTTCGAGAATCCGGCCGGCGGCGAACCGCTGACGCTGACGCGCAAGCTCTTCCCGAAGCTCGACAGAGTGACGCTGGAAAGCCCGGAGATAAGCTGCGTCAAGAAGCAGAGGCCCTACGCGGTGACGATCGAGGTCAAGGGGCCGGACGGCGCGACGCTGCAGAAATTGGAAACGACGGTGACGTCCGACCTCGATCAGGATGTCCTGCCGGCAAAGCCCCTCGTCGAAGGGCCGGCCTACGCCAAGAACCCGGAGGTCTTCGTGGGCGGCAGGGCGCCGGAGCGCTTCGAGACGGCGGCCTGCCCGACGTAATACGCGGCAAGCATGTCTTTGTCCCGGAATGGCCTGTGACGTTCAGTAAAAAACCGGGGCATCGCCGCCCCGGTTTCGAAGAGCCGTTTCAAGCCTTTGCCGGCCAAAACGAAGAAAGTGAATCAGCCGACGATTTCGGTGCCGGCGAACCAGTAGGCGATTTCCTCAGCTGCCGTTTCCGGAGCATCCGAACCGTGGACCGAGTTTTCGCCGATCGACAGGGCATGGACCTTGCGGATGGTGCCTTCGGCAGCGTTTGCCGGATTGGTGGCGCCCATGACTTCGCGGTTCTTGGCAACGGCGTTCTCGCCTTCGAGGACCTGAACGACGGTCGGGCCGGAGGACATGAACTCGACCAGTTCGCCGAAGAACGGGCGGTCCTTGTGTACGGCGTAGAAGCCTTGAGCTTCGCGGCGGCTCATCCAGACGCGCTTCGAGGCGACGACGCGCAGGCCGGCATCTTCCAGCATCTTGGTGATGGCGCCGGTCAGGTTGCGCTTCGTCGCGTCCGGCTTGATCATCGAAAAAGTACGTTCAATCGCCATTGGCTCAATTCCCTTGTTTCTTGAGAAGTGGCGGTTCATTAGCCGCCAATTCCGTGCAAAACAAGGGGGCGCAGCGATGTTTCGGCCCGGCCGGCGCGAGTTTCATGCCGCTGTCACGGAACGCCCGGACCTCACGAAGATCGAGGCGGCGTTCGGGCCAACCGTCGTGCTCAGAATGCGGGCCGCCCGCCACGGCGCGGATCAAATCAGCATATTTGATAAGTGACATTCGACACAGGAATGCCGATTTGCGCTACTGCATGTACCACAGCGTCCTTTGCGCGTCTGATAAGACGCGCGGCGCTGAGACGACCATACAGGGGGAATACCAATGCTCGACCATTATCGCATGTTCGCCGACTACAACCGTTGGGCCAACCGGCGGCTCTACGCCGCGGCAGCGGAGCTTTCCGATTCGGAGTTCCGCCAGAACAAAGGGGCGTTCTTCGGCTCGCTCCAAAGGACGCTCAATCATCTGCTGACAACGGATCGGATCTGGATGAAGCGGTTCACCAAGGAGGGCGAAGCGCCCTCGACGCTCGACGCGATCCTCCACGACGATCTCGCCAGCTTGACGGCAGCACGCGTGGCAGAAGACGAGCGCATCATCGCCTGGATAGACGGCCTCGACGAGACCCGCCTAGCGGCGACGGTCAGCTATTCGCCGCTCAGCGTGCCGGGCCAAATCACGCAGAGGCTCGGACCAACGCTCGCCCATTTCTTTAACCACCAGACCCATCACCGTGGTCAAGCGCACGCAACCCTGACGGCGCTCGGGCGCCCGTCATTGACGCTGGACCTGGTTTTCTTCCTGCGGGCCGACGGCCAGAAGTGGGCGGACTGAGCGAAGCTGCCCGGCGAACCGGTTCTGCCAATCACCCAAACCACCGCCGCTGTCCCTAAGCTGCGCCCGCAGCTTCACGAGGCGGCGTTGGCCAGCCCAAGCCGCCATTCCCAGCGCTGTCCCGCCAATAATGGAGCACAGCGAATAGACCGTTGGCGACACGATTGGCTGCACCGGCAGCAGCAGAAGTTCCGGCGCGAAACGATGCAGAATGTAGATATGAAAACCAGCGGCCGAGAGGGGCAGGATCAGTCTCGCGCTCCATTGCGGCATCCTGACCTGCGGCAGGAACAAAAGGGCGGCCAGGACCGCGATCTGCAAGAGATACTTGATCTTCGTCCCGATCCACACGCCTTCATAGAGCCCAAAAAACAGGAAGATGGCCGTTCCGGCGAGCATCAGCATGCCGCGCTTAAGCGGCGTATCGGCGATCGCAGCGCACCAGCCGATGACTGCCAGATAGAAAATCCACGGCAGCGTGAAAATCTGACGGTTACCCATCTCGACGACCAGCGGCAATGCCAGGCGGGCGAGGAGAGCTGCCGCGAGCAACGCCATTCCGAGCGCAAAGGGTCTCGAGGCAGCCACACGCCGGACCAACGGCACCGCGAACAACGCCACAAAGACGACGAGCATCTGGCAATAGGCCTCGATGAACCAGTAGAGGTAAGGCACCATGCTGTGGCGCTCGGGATCGGCAAAACCGAGATTTCCGACCAGGAACACCGACGCCCAGGGCACCTCTCCCCAGACAAGGGCGTAGGCTGCGACGATCAGATAATAGGGTACGAGGATCTGCGTAAGCGGCCGCAGCAGCCGCAAGACCGCGCCTGACACCAAGACGCCGCGCTGGAAACGCGCGAGGCCGAAGCCCGCAAGGATGACCATCGCCGCGGACCCGCCGGGGATAGGCCAAAGGGTCTCGTGGTGCAGGACGACGAGCAGGATCGCCAATGCCCGGATGAGCAGGTCGGTGGCGATGCGCCTGCTTTTGGTTTCACGCCGCCCCAGCGCCGCGAGTTCGGCGACCGACATCCCTTCCCAGGCCTCGGGTACATCGCCAAGCAACTTCTCCAGGCCGATCGAAAGCTGGACGAAACGCAGCGAGTCGCCGCCAAGCGAGAGGAAGCTATCGTCGGATCGAACCTTTTTCGGGCAAAAGACCTGGTTGAAAACCGCCTCGACACCGTCCGCGTTTGCGACGGAGCCGCTGTCCTTTTTCATCGCCTTGCGGAGAGCCTCGTAATCGATCTTGCCGGAGGCGAGCCGCGGCAGCGTATCGAGGCGCGAAGCCTTCACCTGCAAAAAGGTCAGCCCGCTCGCGGCAGCCAGCATGCCACGAATATCGTCGCAATCGTACGCTCCGACGTAGAAGGCGTGGATGCAGGTATCGTCACCGACGACGGCGGCCGTCGCGCCGCGGCGCTCGAGCATCACCTCCAGGCTATCGTGCGCGATCCGCAGGCCGGCGATCTTCGATATCCGCTTCGTCCGTCCAATTATCCGAAAGAAGCCGTCGGCGTCCCTCGTCGCCAGATCGCCGGTGCGCAATTCGGCAAACTCGCATCCGCGCGCGAGATCGGCGCGCGAAGAAGCGTAGCCCATCATCACGTTCGGCCCCCGATAGACGAGCTCGCCGGGCATATCCGTGCCGGTGACGAGTTGGCCCTCGTCATTCTCGATGCTCAGGCTCCCGCCCGGTATGGCGACGCCGATCCGGTCTTCCCTGCCCCGGAGGCGGTCGGGAGGAACATAGGCCATGCGGGCCGTCGCTTCCGTCTGGCCATACATGACGAAAAAGGAAGCACCGCGCGCGGTGAGGTGTTCGTTGTAGAGACGAACCCTCTCGGACGCCAAGCGTCCCCCGGCGACGGTCATGAAGCGCAGGTCAGGAAATTCGCGCTCGCGAAAACCCACCTTTTCCAGAAGCTCGTAAGAGTAGGGAACGCCTGAAAGATTGGTGCTGCCGCTTTCGGCAAGTCCATCGAGGAAACCGCCATCCAGGATGGAGAGGCCCGGAACGTAGAGGCTTGCGCCGACCGACAAGTGGGCGTTCAGCACGGAAAGGCCGTAGGAATAGTGAAACGGCAGGATAAGGCAGCTTCGATCCGAAGCCGTGAGGCCGAGATAGTCGGCGATCGAAGATGCATTCGACTGAATGTTCGCAGCAGACAGTCTCACGCATTTGCCGTGCCCGGTGCTGCCGGATGTCGAGAGCAGGACCGCAAGATCCGGATGAAGCTGCGACTTGCTTTCCGCCGAACGTTCCGTCCGCCATCGGCCGTCGCAGCGGCGATAACAAAACTCAGGCTCCAGAAACTTTCGATCCGGAGTACCGGGGCCCTGGATGGCAATCGCATGTCCGGCTTCCAGTGCCGCGAGGTAGGCGATTATGGCGTGTTCCGAGAGATCAGCCTCCAGCATGACCAGCCCGCGCTCGCCGCGCCACTGCGATGCCTGACGATCGACGCGCTCGGCCAGATCGCAATAGCTTACGGTCCGTCCTCCGGGCAGCAGCAACGCGGGCCGCTCTCCCCAGGCAGCCAGGTTCGCAGCGAACAACGGGAATTTCGACAAATCGCCTGCGCTCAAGACCGCCTCCTATTTCAGCGAGGCGGCATATTATTGGTGACTTTAACAGTCAAGTATAAGGCGACGGCAAAAGCGACAACTTCTGTGACAATCGGTGCGGCAAACAGCAGCACCGACCGCCTCGCCGCGGCCAATCATGATTCAGCAACCATATCGTGCATTTTGCTCCCGTTTGCTCGGATATTTTCAGGATCTCTTAAATTCGCGCCGGAGATAGTGCGAGGCGAATTCGACACCGGTATCAAAGGCACAGCAATGACCCAGCATCCTCCAACGGCGCGCGGCCGATCGCAGGCACGAAATGCGGCGATCATCCAAAAATTGGCGCATTCGATGATGCGGCTCGGCGTCGCTGCCCTCCCCCGCAATTACGAGCTGATTTATGAAGCGCTGTCCGGTCAGATGCCGCAATTGTCGCGCGACCTCGCGGCGCTCGGTCCGGAGCCGACGCAAGAAGCGCTGGACGAGCTTGGCATCAAGCACAAATTGGTTGGCCACAGCGCACTTGCGGCGGACCGGGCCCGGGCGGAGGCGCAACAGGCACTCGCCGAGCTGACGACGATGCTCGCCGACACGTTGGCGCGAAAGCACGTCTTCAACAGTCAGCTGAAGCGGTTCGCCGCTCGACTTGCCTCCGATCCGGTCGCAACCATGTCGGAGTTCGCCGATGAAGCGGCACGGTTACGCGACGCGGCAGGGCGGCTGATGAATGAGGAAACCGCACTTCGCGCAACGATAGAGACGCATTCCCAACGCCTAGGCGAATTGGAAGGCGATCTCGAAGAAAGCCGCATGGCTCTCACTCGGGATCGACTGACTGGTCTGCCGAACCAGACCGCCCTTTCGAAAAGGCTTGCGGCCGTTTTCGAGACTCAGCCATCCGGTCGGTCCGCGGCACTTGTCCTGGCAACCGTTGAAGGATTGCGAGACCTTGGAGAACAACATGGCGGTGCATTGGCGCAAAAGGTGCTGAGCGAGCTCGCCGCCATCTTCCGCAAGACGATCAAGAAGAACGACTTCGTTGCGCGGGTCGGCCCGCAGGAGTTCGCTTTCGTCTGCAACGACGTCACGGCGGAAAACGCCGAGGCGATTGCGCGGCGCATCCATCAAAGCGTGGCAGAGCTGGCGATCACACCGCCTGGCCGTGCTTTCACAAGCGAAACACTCTCCCTTGCCGCCGGCATTGCGCTAACTCCGGCTGCGACGAGCGCGGCTGAGCTGCTGGGACAGGCCGAACTTGCATTGACCGCGGCACGGGCGCACGGGGGCATGCAGGTCTATTCGTCAGACATAGAGAAGACAAGCGGCAAGGCCTGTGTGCCGGCTGCCGCCTGACATCTCCGCCTCAATCGTGCAATGCGTCGTAGGTGACGGCGCGCCGGGCATGGCTTCACCGGCATCGCCAAATATGAAGCGACCCAGCTCCGCGTTTGGCGGGACCGGGTCGCTCGGTTCGCTATTGGCAGATTAACGGGCGTTCTGGTCGCCGTCGCCGGAGACGTTCACTGCTGCGCGGCCATTGGCAATCGCACCAGTCGACGCCGCATCGACGGACTTGTTGTCAACACCGGCGTAAAATTCACCGTTGTCGGCGGTGTTCGCCGAAACGCCGGTGCCGGCCGAGGCCGCCGCGCGCCCCGTGAAGAGCGGCTTCGAGCTGACGCCTTCGTAGTAGCTGCCGCCGGCGCTTGCCGTGGAGGCGACGCCAGTCACAGCGACGGCTACGAGAAGGGCTGCAATGGATTTATTCATTAGGATCGTTCCTTGCTGAAACAGATGCGGGCGCGGCGTTCTCACGCCGTGCCCGCGCTTGGGAGGAGGCTCGCGTTAGCGGCTAATACCCTGATAATATTCACCGTCGCCGCCCGAAATGTAGGCAGGCTGCGAGCCGGAGCTCGAGACCGAACCGGTAGACGTGCGGTCGAGCGAGCCATTGCGGCCACGGACGCCATCGGCCGAAGCGTCACGCGCCTTG from Sinorhizobium garamanticum harbors:
- the moaD gene encoding molybdopterin converting factor subunit 1 yields the protein MSTINLVYFSWVRERIGKGEETLELPADVVTVADLLAHLKTLGEQYEAALEHQNVIRAAINEEHVDHGELIAGAREIALFPPMTGG
- a CDS encoding molybdenum cofactor biosynthesis protein MoaE, with product MNTAVTVRVQREDFDLAAEVSALSRGRADIGAVVTFSGLCRDEAGALGALELEHYPGMAEAEIERICREAVKRFGLQAVTAIHRFGKIMPGENIVLVIAASPHRQAAFDGANFVMDFLKTSAPFWKKEHRADGSAGGWVSAKDADDTARDRWTQKN
- a CDS encoding branched-chain amino acid ABC transporter permease, yielding MAYFLQQIANAVPVAALYAALAFGYAIAFAVTRRADLTYGALFAFAGQMFVLFADFGWNRLWLVLPAALGVGAAAALTFGLGAGLVAGRYVMRPLAFSSANAVVVASLGSLMVLMETARLASETRSLWLPPFLNQVIVFWPNPVFPVALTAVQLINTALLAALVAGGHWLLTHSYVGRYWRAVSEDREAAALCGIDPATVYIVAYGTASLIAAFCGILAASYYGNMDFGTGLTFGVKVLFIAAIGGQTAPLFAALGAAGVGLIETLWSAYGPILWRDFAIFGFLVIVLVVTRREKVIP
- a CDS encoding CGNR zinc finger domain-containing protein encodes the protein MSFSWTAHRFSGGALALDVANSVVLRFDPERRIDRFADPAAMDSFAEAAGLYSAERERFGTLAPAPPENRKSLIGLREATDRHFRAQAGAEDRPDLLADLLEAIATVLRQPTGNSQGTSLDVATAHSALSLIASPEPDRLKICPNCCWLFLDRSRNRSRTWCDMAVCGNRTKARRHYRRNRQGVQP
- the ndk gene encoding nucleoside-diphosphate kinase → MAIERTFSMIKPDATKRNLTGAITKMLEDAGLRVVASKRVWMSRREAQGFYAVHKDRPFFGELVEFMSSGPTVVQVLEGENAVAKNREVMGATNPANAAEGTIRKVHALSIGENSVHGSDAPETAAEEIAYWFAGTEIVG
- a CDS encoding DinB family protein translates to MLDHYRMFADYNRWANRRLYAAAAELSDSEFRQNKGAFFGSLQRTLNHLLTTDRIWMKRFTKEGEAPSTLDAILHDDLASLTAARVAEDERIIAWIDGLDETRLAATVSYSPLSVPGQITQRLGPTLAHFFNHQTHHRGQAHATLTALGRPSLTLDLVFFLRADGQKWAD
- a CDS encoding AMP-binding protein, producing MSAGDLSKFPLFAANLAAWGERPALLLPGGRTVSYCDLAERVDRQASQWRGERGLVMLEADLSEHAIIAYLAALEAGHAIAIQGPGTPDRKFLEPEFCYRRCDGRWRTERSAESKSQLHPDLAVLLSTSGSTGHGKCVRLSAANIQSNASSIADYLGLTASDRSCLILPFHYSYGLSVLNAHLSVGASLYVPGLSILDGGFLDGLAESGSTNLSGVPYSYELLEKVGFREREFPDLRFMTVAGGRLASERVRLYNEHLTARGASFFVMYGQTEATARMAYVPPDRLRGREDRIGVAIPGGSLSIENDEGQLVTGTDMPGELVYRGPNVMMGYASSRADLARGCEFAELRTGDLATRDADGFFRIIGRTKRISKIAGLRIAHDSLEVMLERRGATAAVVGDDTCIHAFYVGAYDCDDIRGMLAAASGLTFLQVKASRLDTLPRLASGKIDYEALRKAMKKDSGSVANADGVEAVFNQVFCPKKVRSDDSFLSLGGDSLRFVQLSIGLEKLLGDVPEAWEGMSVAELAALGRRETKSRRIATDLLIRALAILLVVLHHETLWPIPGGSAAMVILAGFGLARFQRGVLVSGAVLRLLRPLTQILVPYYLIVAAYALVWGEVPWASVFLVGNLGFADPERHSMVPYLYWFIEAYCQMLVVFVALFAVPLVRRVAASRPFALGMALLAAALLARLALPLVVEMGNRQIFTLPWIFYLAVIGWCAAIADTPLKRGMLMLAGTAIFLFFGLYEGVWIGTKIKYLLQIAVLAALLFLPQVRMPQWSARLILPLSAAGFHIYILHRFAPELLLLPVQPIVSPTVYSLCSIIGGTALGMAAWAGQRRLVKLRAQLRDSGGGLGDWQNRFAGQLRSVRPLLAVGPQEENQVQRQ
- a CDS encoding GGDEF domain-containing protein encodes the protein MMRLGVAALPRNYELIYEALSGQMPQLSRDLAALGPEPTQEALDELGIKHKLVGHSALAADRARAEAQQALAELTTMLADTLARKHVFNSQLKRFAARLASDPVATMSEFADEAARLRDAAGRLMNEETALRATIETHSQRLGELEGDLEESRMALTRDRLTGLPNQTALSKRLAAVFETQPSGRSAALVLATVEGLRDLGEQHGGALAQKVLSELAAIFRKTIKKNDFVARVGPQEFAFVCNDVTAENAEAIARRIHQSVAELAITPPGRAFTSETLSLAAGIALTPAATSAAELLGQAELALTAARAHGGMQVYSSDIEKTSGKACVPAAA